In the genome of Daucus carota subsp. sativus chromosome 9, DH1 v3.0, whole genome shotgun sequence, the window ATGCTGatacaaacaatatttttgagaCGACATATTGGCAGGATGCAGTTATCGTATTGAAGAGAGTAGGCATAAGAAACACAGAGaggaaacaaaaacaaaattagacTTATAATTTGAGCACCAAATCATCAGATGATTTAGATCTGGAGAAAATCATATGGCTTAACTTTGCAATGAGCAACTCTACACAAGCGACCTATTTTAGATGTTATTTATGAGTGAAGGATAGTCTCATAGTAAAAGCGACATACTGTAGATAGTTATTTATGAGCAAAGGATAGTCATTCAACAAAAAGACAAATTATACTGAACCAGCCACTACAAATCGGGAAGTCAACAAGTAAAATCGTAGAAGATTATCTAGACGAAAGTCATAAGAAGACAATTAGACAAAACCAGCTACTATAACTGTATAACAACGTAACAACTTCCGGGACATCTTAtagtgaaaattttatatatccagTAGACGTGCATTCCGGGGAAGGAAATGGTCCATGATATAAGTTCTTCAGGAAGTCAGCAAGATCAGACCCAACCAGCCACAACCTCCCAAAGGGATTTCTATAACATCAAAAACTCAACATCGCAATAATAGTGCCTATTGCTTAAACAAAAATTGGAACAGCAGAACAGCTCAGGAGTCACTGACAACTTGTTATGCCTCAGGGGGAAGGACTAATGCATAACAAGTAATGTTTCCTTCTGATCACAATATATACACTTCTATGATAAATTTGTTATACAAAGTTATTATAATTGGGACAGCTGATTTCAGGACTCAGCATTTCACCCAAGTTCCGCACTAGATAATGACCTCCttataattatgtaatttgGCAGCTAAGAAATGGTTCAAAAGAAGGATAATTCAGAAAAACTCCCCTTCGACAATATATAAAAGTTCCACTACCAGAAAGGAAATTTTGTCTATTCTCTGGAAGGGCAAACAAGTTGCAAACTTTATCATAATTCTAATGAATTAAACATAGTAACAGTTGAGAGACAAATGTCCTCTAAACAAGTATTATTCATACAACCACATAATAATATAAGCTAAATCATCGAAATAGCTGGTTGTTTATTGAAAATATTGTCCAAGTTTGCAGTATAGCATTGCATGACTTCTAAGCATATGGTAAGCTATATGCTTTTGCTAACACTCTTCAGCTTCTCATTCGCAGCAACAAGTTCAGCAGCAATACCAGGTTCGAAGCAATTGTGTCCAGCATCTGCAACAATCTGTTTTCAAGCAAAACATAAACTTTTGTTTTGTGAACGTTTCAATAAGAATACAACTAAAGTAATGAGATAGAAGCAATAATTCTgaagatattatttaaaatcaattgAATATGTATTATTTGGATAAGGAAATGCTAACTTTAACCTCTGTTCAACTTCAAATTTCTTTTTGACTACCTAGTTCATTAAGAAGGTAAATATGCAGCTACTGATTATATTTCGACTTGAAACTGCTTAGATGAAGAACATAACAAGATTGTTGGCATATTAAGAGATACGTAGTACTTAGTTACTTGCCTTCAGCTCAGCCTCTGGCCAAACTTTATGCAGATCCCATGCTGACATCATGGGAGCGCAACAATCATATCTTCCCTGCAAAACAAATTTAcaacaattattattatcagttaCTATGTGTATAGTGTTGCATTTAAAACATGAGCAATACATATGTAGAAACACCAATGTTGCTTTCGAAAAAGTTTTTAGTGCAAAAGCCTGTAGTCCAGGAACTGCtgggattaaaaaaattatctgaACCTATATATTAATTGGTTGTTATTtttctgtcaaaaaataaataaaataattggtTGTTATTGCAAAATAAAAGCAGTCCCACTGCAGTTCTGAAACAGTTTCACTTGCgatcaatattttatatcacTGTCAAATGTTAAGAAGCAGGGTAAAAAGAACAAAATTGAGGAGAAGACTAAATAAGACCCTAAGAAAGAGAAGACAATATCTAGCTCATATCTTTaagcaaagaagctaagaaacTAAGCCCGAGCTTTTATAGTAAAGTAAAGAATTGCATAACATGAACTTTTAATAGAGTTTTATAGGTTCCATCAAATGAAATAGAAAGAAACTCAATTAAAAAGTACTTGACACTGTTACCTGTACGATTATAGCATTAATATGCCTTATCTTCTCAATGTTCTCCAACAAGTATGAATCTGACGGAAAGAATCCCTTGTTCACAAAATAGTGGTTCTCAATTCTAGCAAATGCCTGCATCGCCAAAAAGATACATTAAATTGGTGATAGAGGTCCTCAAGATctctcattttattttatttacaccTAAGCTGTAAAGACCTACAATAACAAAATCTTCATGGGAACTAGAAATTGTAAGAACTAGATAGGATATATAAGGAAACACGCCCATATTCCACAGACTGAGCAGGAAGTATTCGAAAATTTGAAGACTATCAAACTATTGTTTGTCCTCCTTTAGTAGGATGTATAGCATCATACAGTAAGAAGAAGAATAGAATTAGGTTTTCTTTGCAACATTTTAAGGTGCAGGTATGATATTATGAAAAGGCACTGCTGGTACATTTCACTTGGGGATCCTCAATTGTATCATCTAATGTGCATTGCCACAGCCTTTTAGGGGAAAATACTGATGCTAGGAAATTTGGTTAACAATGCTTCTCAATCTAGAATGATCCTGACTTATTAGATATAGTTTTTACTGATCAACACCACTTATTGTACTTAGATAAACTAAAGTCATACGTCGGGAACTAATCTGCTATAGATTTCGGCAACCTTAATGATATCAGAATTTTTCCGTCCGCAATAATGTCAAGTGACTAGACAATCAGGAGCGTAGCAGGTTAAGAAAGGAATTTAAAACCTAGTAACTGCATATCCAAATCATATGacaagaaatttatataaacaatttaatttaaaaaacacacacaaatgcTTTACAGAAATAAACGAATCACAGTAGTATACAGCTGTCAAAGTAACTCACCAACGAGAAAACATCATCTTCACCGTTCTTTATGGTCTCTTCATTGGGAACAAGATGAGCAGTTGACATTTCCCAAGTGGTCCATGTTCGAGCAGCTGCATACTGAGGACAAAATATACACACATGACAATACAAACGAGAAACTTTTCAGTCATCCAGAATGGTGCGTACCAATCTGGGTGGAATATCATTCTTACAGTTCTGCAAGAAGGAGATGTATTAAGATTCAAGCAGATGAGAATTGACAATCCCAGCTAGAAAAAATAGTATTTATTAATACAACTGAAAGCTCTTTTCTATTTTGATAAATTGTGCCCCAACTCAAGCAGTACACCTTCAATATCGAACGAAAGGCCTGACAGTATGTATTACATAATAGTagtattgatatttaattatttagtaGGCCTGACAGTATGTATTACATAATAGtagtattaatatttaattatttatttattttttattttttattttttttttgaaaataataattaattatttagtaTCTACTAATATACACCTAGATTTTcggttttaataaatttaagttaGGACTAAACTATGCGTGCATGAAAAATATAGATGCAGTATTCCATCTATATATACAAGACTTACTTGTGTTTCAAGATTATCAGACTCCAATCTCTTTTGGTAAGCAGTGATGAAACATTCCCTTTCATTCTCTGGAATAAAATCTCTAAATGGTTCCCAAGCTGTGCAATTAAACCATTGAGACTTGAGATAACAACAAAACAATATGGTATATGTTACACAAAAGACGATCACTTTTCCGGACATCAAGCTCATGCATCATAACAGAAAGGGAATTCTAAACTCTGAAGTATACACATGATACCAGACCCAGTTTGGTAAACAAATAGCACCAGGGAACATGACACGTACCATCAGGGTAAATAGCAGCGGCACCACCCTCAAAAAACCAATCAAGCTCTTTTTTACGTACTAAAAATATTCCTCGAAGAACAAGTCCATTGACCTTCAATAAAATCAGAAGGACAGGtcataaattaatttgtgacatatttaaaataacatactGCTCCATCTCACTCCTAAGAATTTGAACAGGATGATAACAATTTATCCACCTTGTCAGGGTGTGATATGCTATATGCAAGAGAAAGCGTACTTCCCCATGACCCACCAAAAACCTGAAAAAAGAGttgattaacaaaaaaaaaaaaagctacatAAAAGAGAGTACTACGAAAAGGAGAAGAAATTTAACCTGCCACTCAGGAATTTTCAAAAGCTCCCTTAGTTTTTCAATGTCTTGAATGAGGTCCCAGGTTGTATTCTCCACCAAACTGGCATGTGGTGTACTCTTCCCAGAACCTCTCTGAAGAAGAGAATGTGTTCGTCAAAGAATTTCATAAATACAACATATACCTTGCACTATAATGAATGATATAGCTAACCTGATCAAATTGAATGATTCGGTAAAATTCAGGGTCAAAGAATCTCCTATAAACTGGCTGACTTCCGGCTCCTGGTCCTCCATGCAGAACTAAAACTGGCTACAAGTTTAAAAATGCATATTCAGTGAATGGAAGAGTTCTTAGTTGTGAAGTAATTATTTCATATACAAGGATGATTATTTTCAGGAATACGTTCAGATAAATACAGCAAAAGAGTTGGAGTCAAACACAACAATGTATTTTTGAGATGTGTACTTAAAGTGCCTGAGAGTATGAGTGTGTGACACTACGTGCATCCCTTAAATAATAAATCACATGTTATAAAGGTTTAGCTACGAATGATAACATTTATGAGGAATcaataagtatattatatacaaagaaattgaataaatgatatatataaagagaaagagaaacacagtatattatatacaaagAAATTGaatgaatgatatatataaaatggcAGGCTCCACTAACAACAAAGGCTTTAATATATGTGGAATTGATATGAGTATATCACCAAGGTGTAGTTCGCATCGAAGTCAATGGgatgataaaattttaacatgtggACAAGTTTGTGTTACCCATCAACCAGCCAATACTTTCTTGATTCTAAAATCATGAAAATagtagcaaaaaaaataatcacaaaACGACCTTATTGCCTTGCACAATATGTAAATAAAGAAGGATCCCATTGTAATAACAAACTATAAAATCATTTCAAAAACATTTCACGAATGCACTTTCTTGAACATCCATCATCATCTCCCCACATCGAGACAGAAGCACATAATTAAACATATTTATGTtcagataatatataaatggTTGAAAACATTTTATGTTTGACAGAACTTCTAATTGCAATCACTCACATGCCCTTTTGGATTTCCACACTGCTCCCAGTATAAAGAATGAAGATCCGAGACCTTCAACATTCCAGTACTATATGGCTCTATAAATGGATACAGATCCTTCCTAAACTCTTTCTCAGATGCCAAGTTATTTCCTCCTGCATAGACAACAAAGGTTTAGAAACTCAACGAACCTATAAACCTCTAATTAAACTTTCAACTTAACCATTCCTAAAACTTTATAGTAAAGACAAATCACTATAGAGAACTTATTGTTAGTGCAAATCAAAAACTTGTGTGTGATCATCAAGATTATACAATAAGCCAAATTAGAATAACGTGCCTGATTCCATGATATCAGATTCAAAAGGAATTATGGTTCACCGATTTCCTCTTGGTGTATCTAGCTCAATTGATGAAATGGGGGAGGAGAGGCAGAGGATAGTATTGGGAACTAAAACCCTATAATGTTCTTTATATAGTACCATTAGGCATGACTAGGCGTGCTATTGGGTATTACATATTACAAAGCCCATAACGAATGAGACACTTAATTGGGCTCCTTTAGGTGTATCACTTAAGTAGCCCAGAAAATAATAAGCTATCCTTTAATAACACATATTGGGTTATAATAAACAAATAGTCATTGTTCAATAGAAAAGGGTTTGGTTTATGTAATTgaaatttgttattaatattataacgaTGTGAAATAATACAATGAATTCGGTAATAGCCTAAGCTGAGATCTATATTCCTTTCCTTGTCCCATCCACATGACAACCCTGCCCCCAAACAACCCCTCTTCCTCATTCCCCATGACAAAACCATGGACTTGAATCCTCACAAGGGGTAGGTGATAAAAAGAACAACCCCACAGTGTCGACCAAAATGGATGGCCTTCTAAGAAAGAAAAATCAAGATTATACAATTCATGGCAATTACaaccaaaaggaaaaaaaaaagtctaCGTTTACGTATTCGATACTTTATcttcaataattcaaatatgtACATCTAATCAAATATACTATCCTGTAAAAGGAAATTAACCATAAGTGAATATGTTGGGACATCATAATTATCCAATTAAGATATATAGgctatacctaaagacaaaaaTGGTAAATATGAGCTTATTTCCTATACCAAAAGAAGGTGAAGGAGAGAAAAAGGGTTACCTGTGGAGATGTCATTCTTGTAAGATGGTTAGATTCCAGTTGTTGGTATCATCTGGAATGAATGCCAttgtaaaattaattaatcatgatTACCTCTTCtagaaaacatatatataattaagttgaGTAATGCAACTCCTGATGAGGAAAAGCACTTGCTCATGTAAGTAGGTATTTAGCACTTCTATCTAATTCTTTAAGAGCTACTAATTACTAAAACtgtctttaaattattttgcatCTAAGACATTGTAATTAAAGAATGTTAAAACCATAATATCTACGGCAACCATACATATATAGATAGCTAAGTTTATTGTCTTTGATCAACTACCTGGCATTCTTCCACTGTTCCAAAAGACAGAGCATGGACATTGTTTTCTTCTATGCAACTTGCCGGTACATATGTTACATACCTCTTTTCTCTACTCTTCTTAGGGAGAACTGGAGAAACAAGAAAATTCATCCTAAGTATTATTAAAAAGACAGCAGAACTTAAATTAAACTCTTCAAAAgaccaaaaaaaataatctttgaGAAGATTGACTAGTTCAGAACCACTCCCAAAAGTCTCACAAGTCATTAATTTGTGGAAAatgataaatgataaaaaaaaaaaaaaaaaaaaaaagttaccaATACTATTTTCAGTGTGGTCAATTGATAGTTCACTATGATCAAATTGATCTTAAGTCAGTtcttaatcaaattttaagcaaGTCTTTCAAAGTTATAGTTATCTATATTTATGTCATAAATTTAGAATTATTCAACATACAATTGACATTTTACCATATTctcttatatttattttcatatattatttagataaataaTATGCTTCATTAGGCTTCTCCAGTCGGATCACTTAATTCATGCAAAATGGAATAAGCACAGATATAACTGCTTTGTTTTCCAGCCAGTATATCAGGTTCTAATAGATAATCTgacaaatatttttcttatagaAAAAGTTCGGTTTAATGTAAACAGAATTTGTTATCGATATTAAAAAGATGTGAATTATACAAAGAGTTCAGGGATAACCATAACCTCGTTCCAGAGGTCAATCTTCCTCCCCTTCCTCATTTCCCGTGTAAACCCCCACCCAAGTGGCAAGTTAATGATTTTATGTATCTTTAACAAAGATAGGAATTTCAATCTATGAAAGCATCTGATTACTGTATtcatcagaagaagaaaaatctagcTTTCTGTAATTGTTGACATGGCTTCTATAATTCAAATACACAGAACTACAAACTTTCTGTAAAAGGaaataaactaaatataataaatatgttgGGCCATCAacaaaaatcaaaagttatTTAAATCAAACTATCCAACAACAACATACAACAAAAGTGTAAAACTGATTAATTGTGACTACCCTTTTGACAAAACATTATGAACATCAAGTTAGACAAAGTAATTCTTAAAAAGGAAAAGCACTTGCTTACTCATATAAGTAGCTTTTGGATCTTGTACCTGGCTCTTGAGAGCTCCTTATAACAAGTCAGAAGCTGGGTATCTCTTGTGTATCAACAGTAAAGCCATAGGCAAGCGCTAGGCACTTCAAGCTTTCTCCGTCTTTCCCGGAATAAACCCTGTTTTTCTCGTCATCTTGTTTACACTATTTTAaccgtattttatttatttcatgttttttaaaattacaaagaaagaactcattaattttgttaatcCTCGTTTATTTTAACGTAGGTGATGTTAaaattaatcaagtagcaccATCAATATATGCCATCAAAAGAAAAtagttataaaaaatttataccaaTTTCTGCAAataaaattgatcaaatttaaattataatttgggGAAAAAATTAGTATTTACATGTAAATATTACTTTTCTCTTCAAAAAAGGGAGGTTAGTATTCTAGAAAAGAtatagtaaaaatatttttaacttttttactattttaaaGTAAATGATAACTCAATTGGCTTGTTTATCCTCCGTTGTTTCAGAACACACTCATAAGTCTAGAtcatcaaaaaaaacaaaaaaagagagagattgCCACAACTAAAAACTAATTATATCATCTTGTAATAATACAGTTAAACTAAAAGTAATCATGCAAACATTTATCTAATTTTTCCcctgatttttcaaaattttaattacattcCTAGAAACTAGTCGAGGTCATATTACACTTTTGTTACTAGTAGTCGGCGATTTTGAGCTTCTCACTGGCAATGAAAATAGTCGAGCTGCAATTCAATGTGTCCATCAGCAAGCAACAATGTGTTTTCAACCAAAACATAAAAGTTAGTAGCAAGCTTCAGAGCAAGTTCAACAGTGTCTTAGTGGAAACCCcatgtatataataaaatataatatcctaaCAATATGCCTTATCTTTATgtcttaatattaaaatattaatatatttgaatacaaCTATATATAAGCCAAATATGAAAAGGtgtgaaaagagagagaaagtgaatattttatggaTTAAAATGGTTTTGGACAAGTATGGTAGTGCCTTAGAGCAAATCCAAAAGTACCCTAAAAtcatgtcctaaatcaaaatttaaggcatttgaagTAAAAAgatgctccaacaatgtcctagtggtgcctcAAAACACTAGGACATCTCACAAATGCCTTATTTTTGAGACACAATCATGCATGCCCTAAACCATttctatcaataaaatattagcttACTCACATTCCAACACACCtctcttctctttctttttcacttccctccaacaataattcaaatatactattatttaaataataaggcacaataataagacatattgttggagttgttatattaaaatgatgtcctaaatcactaggacatcattttttattatatatacaggGCACTTCCtaggacttgctcttataaatAAGGCACATGTAGTGTGTCCTAatgttttaaggcaccactaaGACACTGTTGGATTACATCTTTATCTCTTTAtctcaaatgccttaaattttaacttaataCACCATTATAgggcactgttggacttgctcttagagtAAGTCCAACACTGTCCTAGTtggagccctaaatataatataaaaaattatgtcctagtagtttaggacatattctactaacttcaactccaacaatgtgccttattttcactatatgtttaatattttattattaaaagttcactttcatcattaaaacataatataaaatagagagagaaagagagtgttggtaagaatttattataaaatatgggatagggcaaggagagagtgcctcaaaaatagggtTTGAATGGCTTGTCccagtgatataaggcatcactaggatattgttggatcaaattttttcatcaaatgccgTATACTATGACTTAGGACACTAAATAGGGCagttgttggacttgctcttagtacAAACTGAATAAGCATACTCACTTAGGAACTACAAAAGACCTCACAACTTGACATTGGAGACTATGCTAAAGCATCCAAAAAACTCTCAACTTTTCTGAATTTCTGTCATCATTTTAGTTTTGGCATCATCAGTGCCAGATGGTCAATATAGTTCAGGGGCGCACCACCCAACTTAAATTGAATCCCAGATTCTGCAAGTAAGCGAATATATTCCTCTACTCAACACtaagaaaggaaaaaaaagttgCAGCGGTTGCTTATTTTAGTCACTGAACTGGCCAACTGGGTAGAGAGACAAAATTCTTTTGAACAAGTACTCATGGTACAA includes:
- the LOC108200840 gene encoding proline iminopeptidase-like isoform X2 is translated as MLKVSDLHSLYWEQCGNPKGHPVLVLHGGPGAGSQPVYRRFFDPEFYRIIQFDQRGSGKSTPHASLVENTTWDLIQDIEKLRELLKIPEWQVFGGSWGSTLSLAYSISHPDKVNGLVLRGIFLVRKKELDWFFEGGAAAIYPDAWEPFRDFIPENERECFITAYQKRLESDNLETQYAAARTWTTWEMSTAHLVPNEETIKNGEDDVFSLAFARIENHYFVNKGFFPSDSYLLENIEKIRHINAIIVQGRYDCCAPMMSAWDLHKVWPEAELKIVADAGHNCFEPGIAAELVAANEKLKSVSKSI
- the LOC108200840 gene encoding proline iminopeptidase-like isoform X1; the encoded protein is MESGGNNLASEKEFRKDLYPFIEPYSTGMLKVSDLHSLYWEQCGNPKGHPVLVLHGGPGAGSQPVYRRFFDPEFYRIIQFDQRGSGKSTPHASLVENTTWDLIQDIEKLRELLKIPEWQVFGGSWGSTLSLAYSISHPDKVNGLVLRGIFLVRKKELDWFFEGGAAAIYPDAWEPFRDFIPENERECFITAYQKRLESDNLETQYAAARTWTTWEMSTAHLVPNEETIKNGEDDVFSLAFARIENHYFVNKGFFPSDSYLLENIEKIRHINAIIVQGRYDCCAPMMSAWDLHKVWPEAELKIVADAGHNCFEPGIAAELVAANEKLKSVSKSI